The Streptomyces nigra genome includes the window CCGGGGCGGCACTGGGCCAGCCAGGCCCGCGGGATCGACGGCAGGGTGCAGGTCGCGATGATCCGGTCGAAGGGGGCGCGCTCGGGCACCCCGCGCGCCCCGTCGCCCGTCACCACGACGGGCCAGTGCCCGGCGGCCTCCAGATGCCGTCGCGCCGACTCGGTGATCTCGGGTTCCAGGTCGATGGTGGTGACGAGGTCGTCGTCGCCGAGCCGGTGCGCGAGCAGGGCCGCGTTGTAGCCGGTGCCGGTGCCGATCTCCAGCACCCGGTGGCCGTCCGCCACCTCCAGCGCGACCAGCATCATCGCCATCAGGGACGGCTGGCTGCTGGAGGAGAGCAGTTCGCCGTCGCGCAGCCGGGTGGCCAGCGGGATGTCGGCGTACGCCCCGCTCATCCAGCGCGCCCGCGCGGCCGGGTCCGGGCTCTCGCCCCAGCGCCGCTCGTAGCCGCCGCCGACGCCGACGTAGTAGTACGGCACGAAGAGGTGCCTCGGCACCTGCTCGAAGGCGTCCCGCCACACCGGGTCGTCGGCCCACGCCCCGGTGCGGTCGATCTCGCGCACCAGCGCGGCCCGCGCCGAGGCGGCGAGCTCCTCGAGGTCCTCGTCGGGAACCTGCGCGCTCATACGTCCACTGTCCTGCGGAAGCCGCCGCGGGGCGACCCTCCCCCGCCTGACGAGGGGGTGGTCCTAAGCCTGGAGTCCTCCGTCCCCGCGTCTGAGACCATGGACGATGTGAATGAGATTCGGCGCGGCACGCTTCAGGAGCAGACCTTCTACGAGCAGGTCGGCGGGGAGGAGACCTTCCGCCGCCTCGTCCACCGCTTCTACGAGGGGGTGGCGGAGGACCCGATCCTGCGGCCCATGTACCCCGAGGAGGACCTCGGCCCCGCCGAAGAGCGCCTGGCCCTCTTCCTGATCCAGTACTGGGGCGGACCCTCCACGTACGGCGAGAAGCGCGGCCACCCCCGGCTGCGGATGCGCCACGCCCCGTTCACCGTCGACCGCGCGGCCCATGA containing:
- a CDS encoding globin; the protein is MDDVNEIRRGTLQEQTFYEQVGGEETFRRLVHRFYEGVAEDPILRPMYPEEDLGPAEERLALFLIQYWGGPSTYGEKRGHPRLRMRHAPFTVDRAAHDAWLKHMRDAVDELGLSEEHERTLWSYLTYAAASMVNTAG
- a CDS encoding methyltransferase domain-containing protein; the protein is MSAQVPDEDLEELAASARAALVREIDRTGAWADDPVWRDAFEQVPRHLFVPYYYVGVGGGYERRWGESPDPAARARWMSGAYADIPLATRLRDGELLSSSSQPSLMAMMLVALEVADGHRVLEIGTGTGYNAALLAHRLGDDDLVTTIDLEPEITESARRHLEAAGHWPVVVTGDGARGVPERAPFDRIIATCTLPSIPRAWLAQCRPGARILTPFATGLVALTVTDVGHAEGRFLATPAYFVPLRGVSRSEPESVQVGGLPRGARDDELFRFLLALTRAGLDPQEAYTLWEREDRPRRERYGITVSGERAWAWLDDPEGPYVWQLPGG